In a genomic window of Myxococcales bacterium:
- a CDS encoding DUF2330 domain-containing protein codes for MSKRLVLAATAALAFAAPSAAQAFCGFYVGGGGADLFNNATQVVLMRSGTRTVLAMQNNYQGPPTDFAMVVPVPVVLHEEDVKTLPREVFAKVDQMGSPRLVEYWEQDPCQPDMYRDYGPMPTPMAMAGAADESVKSSDDLGVTIEAQFTVGEYKILILSATDSSGLDTWLRRERYSIPKGAEPLLRPYVEGGSKFFVAKVDPKKVTFVDGMAALSPLRFHYDADEFSLPIRLGLANSNGTQDLIVNILAPSQRYELANYGNVTIPTNLDVKAETKTQFGAFYAALFDRTVEQNPGAVITEYAWDASTCDPCPGPQLDGEDFLTLGADVLGGDYWSLVLTRLHARYGKSDMKADLVFKAAGPIVGGREFVVDEATHKLEERSRPDETNNFQARYAIRHAWTGPVTCADPQRGRWGGPPGDQIADEPQAATNIAFAPRGQVSLPDLVTQDIPEIGVQAGVPLPGKVSKAAYPGCTCATSTGAAGGLAFAGGAGAVLALTLRRRRR; via the coding sequence ATGAGCAAGCGCCTCGTCCTCGCCGCGACCGCGGCCCTCGCCTTCGCGGCGCCGTCCGCCGCCCAGGCCTTCTGCGGCTTCTACGTCGGGGGCGGCGGGGCCGACCTGTTCAACAACGCCACGCAGGTGGTGCTGATGCGGTCGGGGACACGGACGGTGCTGGCGATGCAGAACAACTACCAGGGGCCGCCGACGGACTTCGCGATGGTGGTGCCGGTGCCGGTGGTGCTGCACGAGGAGGACGTCAAGACGCTGCCGCGGGAGGTGTTCGCGAAGGTGGACCAGATGGGATCGCCGCGGCTGGTCGAGTACTGGGAGCAGGACCCCTGTCAGCCCGACATGTACAGGGACTACGGGCCGATGCCGACGCCGATGGCGATGGCGGGCGCGGCCGACGAGAGCGTCAAGTCGTCCGACGACCTGGGCGTGACGATCGAGGCGCAGTTCACGGTGGGGGAGTACAAGATCTTGATCCTGTCGGCGACGGACTCGTCGGGGCTGGACACGTGGCTGCGGCGGGAGCGGTACAGCATCCCGAAAGGGGCGGAGCCGCTCTTGCGGCCGTACGTCGAGGGCGGGTCGAAGTTCTTCGTGGCGAAGGTGGACCCGAAGAAGGTGACGTTTGTGGACGGGATGGCGGCGCTGTCGCCGCTGCGGTTCCACTACGACGCGGACGAGTTCAGCCTGCCGATCCGGCTGGGGCTGGCGAACTCGAACGGGACGCAGGACCTGATCGTGAACATCCTGGCGCCGAGCCAGCGGTACGAGCTGGCGAACTACGGGAACGTGACGATCCCGACGAACCTGGACGTCAAGGCGGAGACGAAGACGCAGTTCGGGGCGTTCTACGCGGCGCTGTTCGACCGGACGGTCGAGCAGAACCCCGGGGCGGTGATCACCGAGTACGCGTGGGACGCGTCGACGTGCGATCCGTGCCCGGGCCCGCAGCTCGACGGCGAGGACTTCCTGACCTTGGGCGCGGACGTCCTGGGTGGGGACTACTGGAGCCTGGTGCTGACGCGGCTGCACGCGCGCTACGGCAAGAGCGACATGAAGGCGGACCTGGTGTTCAAGGCGGCGGGGCCGATCGTGGGCGGGCGGGAGTTCGTGGTGGACGAGGCGACGCACAAGCTCGAGGAGCGGTCGCGGCCGGACGAGACCAACAACTTCCAGGCGCGGTACGCGATCCGGCACGCGTGGACCGGGCCGGTGACGTGCGCGGACCCGCAGCGCGGGCGCTGGGGCGGGCCGCCCGGGGATCAGATCGCCGACGAGCCGCAGGCGGCGACCAACATCGCGTTCGCGCCGCGGGGCCAGGTGTCGCTGCCGGACCTGGTGACGCAGGACATCCCGGAGATCGGCGTGCAGGCGGGCGTGCCGCTGCCGGGCAAGGTCAGCAAGGCCGCGTACCCGGGCTGCACGTGCGCGACGTCGACCGGCGCGGCCGGCGGGCTGGCGTTCGCGGGCGGCGCGGGCGCGGTGCTGGCGTTGACGCTGCGCCGGCGGCGACGCTGA
- a CDS encoding class I SAM-dependent methyltransferase, whose translation MTTALAPTPPPPWWRLLYSPGAWRTRLAATKARFEAEHLAWNFDAVAPHVAPGARVLDLGAWDCRLAQALRDRRGARVVGADVVDKNATDVELRVLVDGRVPTAPDERFDVVLLLYVLHHAADDRAVLTEARRVLAPGGTIVVGEDRADTWRARLRTKAFHLWLLIFTFMGWRGSFRSRAGWTARFAEVGLAVRDHQPLGATRWWFPENELYVLTAASTPPPA comes from the coding sequence GTGACCACCGCGCTGGCGCCGACGCCGCCGCCGCCGTGGTGGCGGCTGCTGTACAGCCCGGGGGCGTGGCGGACGCGCCTGGCCGCGACCAAGGCCCGCTTCGAGGCCGAGCACCTGGCCTGGAACTTCGACGCGGTCGCGCCCCACGTCGCGCCGGGCGCGCGCGTGCTCGACCTCGGCGCCTGGGACTGCCGCCTGGCGCAGGCGCTGCGCGATCGCCGCGGCGCCCGCGTGGTCGGCGCCGACGTCGTCGACAAGAACGCCACCGACGTCGAGCTCCGGGTCCTCGTCGACGGCCGGGTGCCGACCGCGCCCGACGAGCGGTTCGACGTCGTCCTGCTCCTGTACGTGCTGCACCACGCCGCCGACGACCGCGCGGTGCTGACCGAGGCCCGGCGCGTGCTCGCGCCCGGCGGCACGATCGTGGTCGGCGAGGACCGCGCCGACACCTGGCGGGCGCGGCTGCGGACCAAGGCGTTCCACCTGTGGCTGCTGATCTTCACGTTCATGGGCTGGCGCGGGTCGTTCCGCTCGCGCGCCGGCTGGACGGCGCGCTTCGCCGAGGTCGGGCTGGCCGTGCGCGATCACCAGCCGCTGGGCGCGACCCGGTGGTGGTTCCCCGAGAACGAGCTGTACGTGCTGACCGCCGCGTCGACGCCGCCGCCGGCCTGA
- a CDS encoding DUF2330 domain-containing protein: MHKILATTLALGASLLTASTARAFCGFYVNGAGSEMFNDATQVVLMRSGTRTVLAMQNNYQGPPEAFAMVIPVPTVLQEADVKTLPQEVFAHVDQMGAPRLVEYWEEDPCMVQYPASATTGIGQGYGRGGGGGVQKNKDLGVTIEAQFTVGEYQIVVLSAKDSTGLDTWLRQEKYQIPPGAEPFLKPYVAAGMKFFVAKVDPAKVKFVDGRAALSPLRFHYDTDDFSLPIRLGLANSSGTQDLIVSILAPGQRYEVANYGNVTIPTNLDVKDAVRDKFGEFYAALFDRTIEKNPGAVVTEYAWQATNCDPCPGPVINMSELSTLGLDVLGGAKGAAAPFQGNAMTMVLTRLHARYGKTVTEDLVFKAAEPIVGGREFLQDGGKLEERARPASQNNFQARYAIRHEWTGPIACKAPVRGRWGGPPAGVTGGGVKPALDLAFAPRGAAKLPELVRQDIPELEIKAVAAGAAAPNPQTGPGPGSSDPDKAVPPPAPPTPPATKHGCGCGASSPTESALGVGLGGLALATILRRRRRLTS, from the coding sequence ATGCACAAGATCCTCGCCACCACCCTCGCGCTCGGCGCGTCGCTGCTCACCGCCTCGACGGCGCGGGCGTTCTGCGGCTTCTACGTCAACGGCGCGGGCTCGGAGATGTTCAACGACGCCACCCAGGTGGTGCTGATGCGCTCGGGCACGCGGACGGTGCTGGCGATGCAGAACAACTACCAGGGGCCGCCCGAGGCGTTCGCGATGGTGATCCCGGTGCCCACGGTCTTGCAGGAGGCCGACGTCAAGACGCTGCCGCAGGAGGTCTTCGCGCACGTCGACCAGATGGGCGCGCCGCGGCTGGTCGAGTACTGGGAAGAGGACCCGTGCATGGTCCAGTACCCGGCCAGCGCGACCACCGGCATCGGCCAGGGCTACGGCCGTGGCGGCGGCGGCGGCGTCCAGAAGAACAAGGACCTCGGCGTGACGATCGAGGCGCAGTTCACGGTGGGCGAGTACCAGATCGTGGTGCTGTCGGCGAAGGACTCGACGGGGCTCGACACGTGGCTGCGGCAGGAGAAGTACCAGATCCCGCCGGGCGCGGAGCCGTTCCTGAAGCCGTACGTGGCGGCGGGGATGAAGTTCTTCGTGGCGAAGGTCGACCCGGCCAAGGTCAAGTTCGTCGATGGGCGGGCGGCCTTGTCGCCGCTGCGGTTCCACTACGACACGGACGACTTCAGCCTGCCGATCCGGCTGGGGCTGGCGAACTCGAGCGGGACGCAGGATCTGATCGTGAGCATCCTGGCGCCGGGGCAGCGGTACGAGGTCGCGAACTACGGCAACGTGACGATCCCGACGAACCTCGACGTGAAGGACGCGGTCCGGGACAAGTTCGGCGAGTTCTACGCGGCCCTGTTCGACCGGACGATCGAGAAGAACCCGGGGGCGGTGGTGACCGAGTACGCGTGGCAGGCGACGAACTGCGATCCGTGCCCGGGCCCGGTGATCAACATGAGCGAGCTGTCGACGCTGGGGCTCGACGTGCTCGGCGGCGCCAAGGGTGCGGCGGCGCCGTTCCAGGGCAACGCGATGACCATGGTGCTGACGCGGCTGCACGCGCGCTACGGCAAGACCGTCACCGAGGACCTGGTGTTCAAGGCGGCCGAGCCGATCGTCGGCGGGCGTGAGTTCCTGCAGGACGGCGGCAAGCTCGAGGAGCGGGCGCGGCCGGCGTCGCAGAACAACTTCCAGGCGCGGTACGCGATCCGGCACGAGTGGACCGGGCCGATCGCGTGCAAGGCGCCGGTGCGCGGGCGCTGGGGCGGGCCGCCCGCCGGCGTGACCGGCGGCGGGGTCAAGCCGGCGCTGGACCTGGCGTTCGCGCCACGGGGCGCGGCCAAGCTGCCCGAGCTGGTGCGCCAGGACATCCCGGAGCTCGAGATCAAGGCCGTGGCGGCCGGGGCGGCCGCACCGAATCCACAGACCGGACCCGGCCCTGGATCGTCAGATCCCGACAAGGCCGTGCCGCCGCCCGCTCCGCCGACCCCGCCCGCGACCAAGCACGGGTGCGGCTGCGGGGCGTCGTCGCCGACCGAATCCGCGCTGGGGGTCGGCCTCGGCGGTCTCGCCCTGGCTACCATCCTCCGTCGTCGTCGCCGCCTCACCTCGTAG
- a CDS encoding HTTM domain-containing protein, with the protein MRRVLDAWFAPAPAERLAAMRILVGAFTLVYVAIMLPVWLADSQFVAHDFRPLGVVRVLDGPLSHRGRLVLVAVTAALAVPFTLGLAYRWVAPVFALALLATLTYRNSWGMPFHTENLLALHVLVLAIVPAADAWSVDRRGRGGAAPDERYGWPLRALALITVITYLLAGVAKLRLGGWAWTDGDALREQIAIDNLRKHLMGAPMSPVAAAFLEHTALMRGLALTTMVVELGAPLALLHRRIAAVWAVAAWGFHVGVLVLMAIVFPYPLVGLAYAPLFRCERPIAWLIRRWRRWRGGAPPAPAGVSTS; encoded by the coding sequence GTGAGGCGCGTCCTCGACGCGTGGTTCGCGCCGGCGCCGGCCGAGCGGCTGGCGGCGATGCGGATCCTGGTCGGCGCGTTCACGCTGGTCTACGTCGCGATCATGTTGCCGGTGTGGCTGGCGGACAGTCAGTTCGTCGCGCACGACTTCCGGCCGCTGGGGGTGGTGCGCGTGCTCGACGGCCCGCTGTCGCACCGCGGCCGGCTGGTGCTGGTGGCGGTGACCGCGGCGCTGGCGGTGCCGTTCACCCTCGGGCTGGCCTACCGCTGGGTGGCGCCGGTGTTCGCGCTCGCGCTCCTGGCCACGCTCACGTACCGCAACTCGTGGGGCATGCCGTTCCACACCGAGAACCTGCTGGCCCTGCACGTGCTGGTGCTGGCGATCGTGCCCGCCGCCGACGCCTGGAGCGTCGATCGCCGCGGCCGGGGCGGGGCCGCGCCCGACGAGCGCTACGGCTGGCCGCTGCGCGCGCTGGCGCTGATCACGGTGATCACGTACCTGCTCGCCGGCGTCGCCAAGCTGCGCCTGGGCGGGTGGGCGTGGACCGACGGCGACGCGCTGCGGGAGCAGATCGCGATCGACAACCTGCGCAAGCACCTGATGGGCGCGCCGATGAGCCCGGTGGCGGCGGCGTTCCTCGAGCACACGGCGCTGATGCGCGGGCTGGCGCTCACGACGATGGTGGTCGAGCTGGGCGCGCCGCTGGCGCTGCTGCACCGCCGGATCGCCGCGGTCTGGGCCGTGGCGGCGTGGGGCTTCCACGTCGGCGTGCTGGTGCTGATGGCGATCGTGTTCCCGTACCCGCTGGTCGGCCTGGCCTACGCGCCGCTGTTCCGGTGCGAGCGGCCGATCGCGTGGCTGATCCGCCGGTGGCGGCGCTGGCGCGGCGGGGCGCCGCCCGCGCCCGCCGGCGTGTCGACGAGCTGA
- a CDS encoding phytoene/squalene synthase family protein — MTEAALIATGRADLVACREVIAQHSRSFALASTLLGPTARDHAAALYAWCRAADDAVDLAAPGQQGAALAGERAELARIYDGAPLTLAGRALAAMARARAIPIVYPTALLDGMAMDVDDVRYQTHAQLFTYCYRVASVVGLMMCHVLGVSDDRALVPAAHLGVAMQLTNIARDVGEDWGRGRLYLPDELLAQHRLGGLADRLGQPLPADVHADLHAAQRALLVVADRYYRSAASGYRALPGRASAAIRTAARVYRAIGAQVRRLGPAAITTRAVVGGGRKAGHVAAALTGALGATPTRLVDRVRGRRPRVPSSVLELADVPRL; from the coding sequence GTGACCGAGGCCGCGCTGATCGCGACCGGGCGCGCCGATCTGGTGGCGTGCCGCGAGGTCATCGCCCAGCACTCGCGGTCGTTCGCGCTCGCGTCGACGCTCCTGGGCCCGACCGCGCGCGACCACGCCGCCGCGCTGTACGCGTGGTGCCGGGCCGCCGACGACGCCGTCGATCTGGCGGCGCCGGGCCAGCAGGGCGCCGCGCTCGCCGGCGAGCGCGCCGAGCTGGCGCGGATCTACGACGGCGCGCCGCTGACCCTGGCCGGGCGTGCGCTGGCGGCGATGGCGCGGGCCCGCGCGATCCCGATCGTGTACCCGACCGCGCTGCTCGACGGCATGGCCATGGACGTCGACGACGTCCGCTACCAGACCCACGCGCAGCTGTTCACCTACTGCTACCGGGTGGCCAGCGTCGTCGGCCTGATGATGTGCCACGTGCTCGGCGTCAGCGACGACCGCGCGCTGGTGCCGGCCGCGCACCTGGGCGTCGCGATGCAGCTGACCAACATCGCGCGCGACGTCGGCGAGGACTGGGGCCGCGGCCGGCTGTACCTGCCCGACGAGCTGCTCGCGCAACACCGGCTCGGCGGCCTGGCCGATCGCCTGGGCCAGCCGCTGCCGGCCGACGTCCACGCCGACCTGCACGCCGCGCAGCGCGCGCTCCTGGTCGTGGCCGACCGCTACTACCGCTCGGCCGCCAGCGGCTACCGCGCCCTGCCCGGGCGCGCGTCGGCGGCGATCCGGACCGCGGCGCGGGTCTACCGCGCGATCGGCGCGCAGGTGCGACGCCTGGGCCCGGCCGCGATCACCACCCGCGCCGTGGTCGGCGGCGGCCGCAAGGCCGGCCACGTGGCCGCCGCGCTGACCGGCGCGCTCGGCGCCACCCCGACGCGCCTGGTCGACCGCGTGCGCGGTCGCCGCCCGCGCGTGCCATCATCGGTCCTGGAGCTCGCCGATGTCCCTCGCCTCTGA
- a CDS encoding glycosyltransferase, whose translation MIALVLAIAIVALAPVGVGVWRWRLHQVARLRSQRGPASRPPPRVSIIVPARDEAHNLPRLLASLARLAPAAHEIIVVDDHSTDGTGELARAAGAWVITPPPLPPGWLGKSWACHAGAQVATGDHLLFTDADTEHGPDALALALDRAATAELVSIIPTHRVEAGWERLQGPFQLMLLVAGRAGADADAGARRYSIGQYLLFERGAYERAGGHAAIAGEIAEDLHLAARVVDSGGRFGLVHAPGALGVRMYPEGAGAFARGWRRSFRAGLAAAGAGGAAEMIAVIAWLAGVPLGLVVALALAAWPWAIAAGVAYLATAAMLARDQRAVADLPWWSALAFPIPTLAFIAISTVAAVDHARGAPVRWRGRTVALPASRGGGA comes from the coding sequence GTGATCGCGCTGGTCCTGGCGATCGCGATCGTCGCGCTGGCGCCGGTCGGCGTCGGCGTGTGGCGCTGGCGCTTGCACCAGGTGGCGCGCCTGCGCTCGCAGCGCGGCCCGGCGTCGCGGCCACCGCCGCGGGTGTCGATCATCGTGCCGGCGCGCGACGAGGCCCACAACCTGCCCCGGCTGCTGGCGTCGCTGGCGCGCCTGGCGCCGGCGGCCCACGAGATCATCGTCGTCGACGATCACTCGACCGACGGCACCGGCGAGCTCGCCCGCGCCGCCGGCGCCTGGGTGATCACGCCGCCGCCGTTGCCGCCCGGCTGGCTCGGCAAGTCGTGGGCCTGCCACGCCGGCGCGCAGGTCGCGACCGGCGACCACCTGCTGTTCACCGACGCCGACACCGAGCACGGGCCCGACGCGCTCGCGCTCGCGCTCGACCGGGCCGCCACCGCCGAGCTGGTGTCGATCATCCCGACCCATCGCGTCGAGGCCGGCTGGGAGCGGCTCCAGGGGCCGTTCCAGCTCATGTTGCTGGTCGCCGGGCGCGCCGGCGCCGACGCCGACGCCGGCGCCCGCCGGTACAGCATCGGCCAGTACCTGCTGTTCGAGCGCGGCGCCTACGAGCGCGCCGGCGGCCACGCCGCGATCGCCGGCGAGATCGCCGAGGACCTGCACCTGGCGGCCCGCGTCGTCGACAGCGGCGGCCGGTTCGGGCTGGTGCACGCGCCCGGCGCGCTGGGCGTGCGCATGTACCCCGAGGGCGCCGGCGCGTTCGCGCGCGGGTGGCGGCGCAGCTTCCGCGCGGGCCTGGCCGCGGCCGGCGCCGGCGGCGCCGCCGAGATGATCGCGGTGATCGCGTGGCTGGCGGGCGTCCCGCTGGGCCTGGTCGTGGCGCTCGCGCTGGCGGCCTGGCCCTGGGCCATCGCCGCGGGCGTGGCCTACCTCGCGACCGCGGCGATGCTCGCGCGCGATCAACGCGCGGTCGCCGACCTGCCGTGGTGGTCCGCGCTGGCGTTCCCGATCCCGACCCTGGCGTTCATCGCGATCTCGACCGTCGCCGCGGTCGACCACGCCCGCGGCGCGCCGGTGCGCTGGCGCGGCCGGACCGTCGCGCTGCCGGCGTCGCGCGGAGGCGGCGCGTGA
- a CDS encoding DUF2330 domain-containing protein gives MHKTIATTLALGALALTAPRAEAFCGFYVNGAGSEMFNDATQVVLMRSGTRTVLAMQNNYQGPPEAFAMVIPVPTVLQEADVKTLPQEVFTHVDQMGAPRLVEYWEEDPCAPQVRYERARNQAMPAPPAAGIALGDSAGFGVTIEAQFTVGEYQIVILSAKDATGLDAWLRSEHYQIPPGAEPFLKPYVAAGMKFFVAKVDPAKVKFVDGRAALSPLRFHYDTDDFSLPIRLGLANSSGTQDLIVSILAPGQRYEVANYGNVTIPTNLDVKDAVRDKFGEFYAALFDRTIEKNPGAVVTEYAWQATNCDPCPGPVIDMGELATLGLDVLGGDKGKAAPFSGDAMSMVLTRLHARYGKTVTEDLVFKAAEPIVGGREFLQDGGKLEERARPAGMNNFQARYAIRHEWTGPITCKDPVRGRWGGPPAGVTGGGVKPALDLAFAPRGTAKLPELVRQDIPELEVKAAAAGTTADPATPSTTLPKTLPPGDPPAKKKSGCGCATDDGDAAGRWRWWAASGSPRW, from the coding sequence ATGCACAAGACCATCGCGACGACACTGGCCCTGGGGGCGCTGGCGCTGACGGCCCCGCGGGCCGAGGCGTTCTGCGGCTTCTACGTCAACGGCGCGGGCTCGGAGATGTTCAACGACGCCACCCAGGTGGTGTTGATGCGCTCGGGCACGCGGACCGTGCTGGCGATGCAGAACAACTACCAGGGGCCGCCCGAGGCGTTCGCGATGGTGATCCCGGTGCCGACGGTGCTGCAGGAGGCCGACGTCAAGACGCTGCCGCAGGAGGTCTTCACGCACGTCGACCAGATGGGCGCGCCGCGCCTGGTCGAGTACTGGGAGGAGGACCCGTGCGCGCCTCAGGTCCGCTACGAGCGGGCGCGCAACCAGGCGATGCCCGCGCCGCCGGCCGCGGGCATCGCGCTCGGCGACTCGGCCGGGTTCGGCGTGACGATCGAGGCGCAGTTCACGGTGGGCGAGTACCAGATCGTGATCCTGTCGGCGAAGGACGCGACCGGGCTCGACGCCTGGCTGCGCTCGGAGCACTACCAGATCCCGCCGGGGGCGGAGCCGTTCCTGAAGCCGTACGTGGCGGCGGGGATGAAGTTCTTCGTGGCCAAGGTCGACCCGGCCAAGGTGAAGTTCGTCGACGGGCGGGCGGCCTTGTCGCCGCTGCGGTTCCACTACGACACGGACGACTTCAGCCTGCCGATCCGGCTGGGGCTCGCGAACTCGAGCGGGACGCAGGACCTGATCGTCTCGATCCTGGCGCCGGGGCAGCGGTACGAGGTCGCGAACTACGGCAACGTGACGATCCCGACGAACCTCGACGTGAAGGACGCGGTCCGGGACAAGTTCGGCGAGTTCTACGCGGCGTTGTTCGACCGGACGATCGAGAAGAACCCGGGCGCGGTGGTGACCGAGTACGCGTGGCAGGCGACCAACTGCGACCCGTGCCCGGGGCCGGTGATCGACATGGGCGAGCTGGCGACGCTGGGGCTCGACGTGCTCGGCGGCGACAAGGGCAAGGCGGCGCCGTTCAGCGGCGACGCGATGAGCATGGTGCTGACGCGCCTGCACGCGCGCTACGGCAAGACCGTGACCGAGGACCTGGTCTTCAAGGCGGCCGAGCCGATCGTCGGCGGGCGCGAGTTCCTGCAGGACGGCGGCAAGCTCGAGGAGCGGGCGCGGCCGGCGGGGATGAACAACTTCCAGGCGCGGTACGCGATCCGGCATGAGTGGACCGGGCCGATCACCTGCAAGGATCCGGTGCGCGGCCGCTGGGGCGGACCGCCCGCCGGCGTGACCGGCGGCGGCGTCAAGCCGGCGCTGGATCTGGCGTTTGCGCCTCGTGGGACCGCCAAGCTGCCGGAGCTGGTGCGCCAGGACATCCCCGAGCTCGAGGTCAAGGCGGCGGCGGCGGGCACGACCGCGGACCCGGCGACGCCGTCGACCACGCTGCCCAAGACGCTGCCGCCCGGGGATCCGCCGGCCAAGAAGAAGAGCGGCTGCGGCTGCGCGACCGACGACGGCGACGCGGCGGGGCGCTGGCGCTGGTGGGCGGCCTCGGGGTCGCCGCGCTGGTGA
- a CDS encoding phytoene desaturase — MSDARTHRAAVIGSGFGGLAAAIRLQTAGVATTIYEARDLPGGRAYVYKDDGFTFDAGPTVITAPHCLEELWTEAGRTMADDVELLPVTPFYRLHWLDDGHELDYDGELDSMKRQIAARSPDDVDGYERFAAYSRKVFDQGYTKLAATPFLRFWDMVKVAPQLGRLRADRSVYATVAKYIKDEHIRQALSFHSLLVGGNPFETSSIYTLIHHLERTWGVWFARGGTGALVQAMVKLFTSLGGELRLNAPVERVTVDAEGKHHVAGAGAAERFDLVVSNADLDATYTKLYGEEPRAKPMQQKLARSDWSMSLFVLYFGTDRTYADRVAHHTVVFGKRYKELLAEIFHGAELPDDMSLYLHAPHLTDPSVAPAGHGAFYVLSPVPHLGNAALDWDALGADYADRVLATLEPLLPDVRKHVVTKRWITPFTFRDELAAKHGAAFSVAPKLTQSAYFRPHNKCDHIPNLYIVGAGTHPGAGVPGVVNSAKATMSLIARDLGLTVPETTPMTVPGTLAEAT; from the coding sequence ATGTCTGACGCACGCACCCATCGCGCCGCCGTGATCGGCTCCGGCTTCGGCGGCCTCGCCGCCGCCATCCGGCTCCAGACCGCCGGCGTCGCCACGACGATCTACGAGGCCCGCGACCTGCCCGGCGGCCGCGCCTACGTCTACAAGGACGACGGCTTCACGTTCGACGCCGGCCCGACGGTGATCACCGCGCCGCACTGCCTCGAGGAGCTGTGGACCGAGGCCGGGCGGACGATGGCCGACGACGTCGAGCTGTTGCCGGTGACCCCGTTCTACCGCCTGCACTGGCTCGACGACGGCCACGAGCTCGACTACGACGGCGAGCTCGACAGCATGAAGCGCCAGATCGCCGCGCGCTCGCCCGACGACGTCGACGGCTACGAGCGGTTCGCCGCGTACTCGCGCAAGGTCTTCGATCAGGGCTACACCAAGCTCGCCGCGACCCCGTTCCTGCGCTTCTGGGACATGGTCAAGGTCGCGCCCCAGCTCGGCCGGCTGCGGGCCGATCGCTCGGTCTACGCCACCGTCGCGAAGTACATCAAGGACGAGCACATCCGCCAGGCGCTGTCGTTCCACTCGCTGCTGGTCGGCGGCAACCCGTTCGAGACCTCGTCGATCTACACGCTGATCCATCACCTCGAGCGCACCTGGGGCGTGTGGTTCGCGCGCGGCGGCACCGGCGCGCTGGTGCAGGCGATGGTCAAGCTGTTCACGTCGCTCGGCGGCGAGCTGCGCCTGAACGCGCCGGTCGAGCGGGTCACCGTCGACGCCGAGGGCAAGCACCACGTCGCCGGCGCCGGCGCCGCCGAGCGCTTCGACCTGGTCGTCTCCAACGCCGACCTCGACGCGACCTACACCAAGCTCTACGGCGAGGAGCCCCGGGCCAAGCCGATGCAGCAGAAGCTGGCGCGGAGCGACTGGTCGATGTCGCTGTTCGTCCTGTACTTCGGGACCGATCGGACCTACGCCGACCGCGTCGCCCACCACACCGTCGTGTTCGGCAAGCGCTACAAGGAGCTCCTGGCCGAGATCTTCCACGGCGCCGAGCTGCCCGACGACATGAGCCTGTACCTGCACGCGCCGCACCTGACCGATCCGTCGGTGGCGCCGGCCGGGCACGGCGCGTTCTACGTGCTGTCGCCGGTGCCGCACCTGGGCAACGCCGCGCTCGACTGGGACGCGCTCGGCGCCGACTACGCCGACCGCGTGCTCGCCACGCTCGAGCCGCTCCTGCCCGACGTGCGCAAGCACGTGGTCACGAAGCGGTGGATCACGCCGTTCACGTTCCGCGACGAGCTGGCCGCCAAGCACGGGGCCGCGTTCAGCGTCGCGCCGAAGCTGACCCAGAGCGCGTACTTCCGGCCGCACAACAAGTGCGACCACATCCCGAACCTGTACATCGTCGGCGCCGGCACCCACCCGGGCGCGGGCGTGCCGGGCGTGGTCAACAGCGCCAAGGCGACGATGTCGCTGATCGCGCGCGACCTGGGCCTGACCGTGCCCGAGACGACGCCGATGACGGTGCCGGGCACGCTGGCGGAGGCGACGTGA
- a CDS encoding HAD hydrolase family protein — protein sequence MYRLLALDLDGTLLRSDHTVDARDVAAIAELQAAGVTVTIATGRLHSGAVDAARACAIDGLIACVEGSHLIELSTGTTHAHHPIPDDVAARWRDAVAAHQLAGFVFDADGIHHDAAGGAYVGYVRTWSPNVRIVDDAAWPDAPLATVAIGDLDAVTAAHAALRPHHAWLYAVTFAVSAYPGKHALLARAAGPTKGTALAALCDAAGCTLAEAVAIGDWVNDVPMFEVAGRSFAMGGAPDAVRAKATDVLARPAGAGGGIAEAIRRAWG from the coding sequence ATGTACCGCCTGCTCGCGCTCGATCTCGACGGCACGCTCTTGCGCAGCGACCACACCGTCGACGCCCGCGACGTCGCCGCCATCGCCGAGCTCCAGGCCGCCGGCGTCACGGTCACGATCGCCACCGGCCGGCTGCACTCGGGCGCGGTCGACGCCGCCCGGGCCTGCGCGATCGACGGCCTGATCGCCTGCGTCGAGGGCAGCCACCTGATCGAGCTGAGCACCGGCACCACCCACGCCCACCACCCGATCCCCGACGACGTCGCCGCGCGCTGGCGCGACGCGGTCGCCGCCCACCAGCTGGCCGGGTTCGTGTTCGACGCCGACGGCATCCACCACGACGCCGCCGGCGGCGCGTACGTCGGCTACGTCCGCACCTGGTCGCCCAACGTCCGCATCGTCGACGACGCCGCCTGGCCCGACGCGCCGCTGGCGACCGTCGCCATCGGCGACCTCGACGCGGTCACCGCCGCCCACGCGGCGCTGCGGCCGCACCACGCCTGGCTGTACGCGGTGACCTTCGCCGTCAGCGCGTACCCCGGCAAGCACGCGCTCCTGGCGCGCGCCGCCGGGCCGACCAAGGGCACCGCGCTGGCCGCGCTGTGCGACGCCGCGGGCTGCACGCTGGCCGAGGCGGTCGCGATCGGCGACTGGGTCAACGACGTGCCGATGTTCGAGGTCGCGGGGCGCTCGTTCGCGATGGGCGGCGCGCCCGACGCGGTCCGCGCCAAGGCCACCGACGTGCTGGCCCGGCCGGCCGGCGCCGGCGGCGGCATCGCCGAGGCCATCCGCCGCGCCTGGGGCTGA